In a genomic window of Mastacembelus armatus chromosome 3, fMasArm1.2, whole genome shotgun sequence:
- the LOC113138225 gene encoding C5a anaphylatoxin chemotactic receptor 1: MADMNGTQLTGPVNLPLTGPSNSSSSRETDAAVAVQIVATLIIFLVGVPLNGLVVWALGLRSNRHLVRRGSSEETRAACSFRVYVLNLALADLVLLLRTPLMIGYLAHQNSWPFGRALCHLTVFLRGLGLYASAFLLCAVSLERCLCLMRPVWAGLRRPSWAVPLACGVLWFLATALSIPYFYSAVLKEDKGKYQCLESGNFTMALFITETTAGFILPLLVFLGSNLAVLFTIQQAVPPTPTSSSLSTNRRMTRMYHVLFFTMLLFLTCWVPYFVCRFLRALTTGQPEQITLHIRAFKGSYISLFLVYIKSALNPVLYVFAARGLGRAIKASVVSTIERLFSDDTSESIRRKSLKNSQL, from the exons ATGGCTGATATGAATGGAACCCAGCTTACTGGCCCTGTGAACCTGCCTCTAACCGGCCCCAGCAACTCCAGCAGCTCTCGGGAGACAGACGCAGCTGTGGCAGTCCAAATTGTAGCTACCTTGATCATTTTCCTG GTGGGCGTACCCTTGAATGGGCTTGTGGTTTGGGCACTTGGATTGCGAAGTAATCGGCACCTGGTGCGCAGAGGCAGCAGTGAGGAGACACGTGCTGCCTGCAGTTTCCGTGTTTATGTGCTGAACCTGGCACTGGCTGACCTGGTGCTGCTCCTGCGTACACCTCTCATGATAGGATACCTCGCTCACCAGAACAGCTGGCCGTTTGGCCGTGCCTTATGCCACCTGACCGTGTTTCTGCGAGGACTGGGGTTGTATGCCTCAGCTTTCCTTCTTTGTGCTGTGTCCCTGGAGCGATGCCTTTGCCTAATGAGGCCTGTGTGGGCTGGATTACGCCGACCCTCCTGGGCTGTTCCTCTGGCCTGTGGAGTCTTATGGTTTTTAGCCACCGCCCTGTCTATCCCCTACTTCTACAGCGCCGTACTGAAGGAAGACAAAGGGAAATATCAGTGTCTGGAGAGTGGGAACTTTACCATGGCACTGTTTAttacagaaacaacagcaggtTTCATCTTGCCCCTGCTGGTGTTCCTGGGAAGTAACTTGGCTGTTTTGTTCACCATTCAGCAGGCCGTGCCCCCAACACCCACCTCCTCCAGCCTTTCAACCAACCGCAGGATGACCAGAATGTACCATGTGCTGTTTTTCACCATGCTCCTCTTTCTCACCTGCTGGGTGCCCTATTTTGTATGTCGGTTTCTGCGGGCCTTGACCACGGGACAACCAGAACAAATCACACTTCATATCAGGGCATTTAAAGGCTCATACATCTCGCTGTTTCTGGTGTACATCAAGAGTGCTCTTAACCctgtgctgtatgtgtttgCTGCCCGAGGCCTAGGCCGCGCCATCAAAGCTTCAGTCGTCTCCACTATTGAACGACTTTTCAGCGATGATACGAGTGAATCCATTCGACGAAAGTCACTTAAGAACTCACAGTTGTGA
- the LOC113138267 gene encoding ephrin-B2a-like — MPVMGRSTRSCCAVILLAIVCSCRAVTLEAIHWSSSNTKFALGQGLVLYPQIGDKMDIVCPRADVSSGKEEFYRVYLVSRSQMESCTIDKTDTPLLNCDKPHRDVKFTFKFQEFSPNLWGLEFLKGRDYYITSTSTGVLQGLDNTNGGVCRTKSMKLVLRVGQNSSEPHSTLQESPTRFPPTRPKSKAKETPMTENDIKDTGSETGQTNPSGSGGSESALFMWAVSGCVILLLVIIIVLVLVWRYYHRHCVPDSQQSASVSLNTLAVPKRDSISSDNNGSDRSDVVFPLRASDSMICRHYERVSSDYGPPVYIVQEITPQTPTNLYYKV, encoded by the exons ATGCCCGTGATGGGGAGAAGCACACGGAGCTGCTGTGCCGTGATCCTGCTGGCCATCGTTTGCTCATGTCGTGCCGTCACTCTGGAGGCCATCCACTGGAGTAGCTCCAATACAAA ATTTGCTCTGGGTCAAGGTCTGGTCCTGTATCCTCAGATAGGAGACAAGATGGACATTGTGTGTCCCCGGGCAGACGTTTCCTCAGGAAAGGAGGAGTTCTACAGAGTGTACCTCGTCTCTCGAAGTCAGATGGAGAGCTGCACCATTGACAAGACAGACACACCCTTGCTGAACTGTGACAAGCCTCACCGAGATGTCAAATTCACGTTCAAGTTTCAGGAGTTCAGCCCCAACCTGTGGGGTTTGGAGTTCCTCAAGGGGAGAGACTACTACATCACCT CCACCTCCACAGGCGTGCTGCAGGGTCTGGATAATACTAATGGAGGAGTGTGTAGAACCAAATCCATGAAGCTGGTGCTGAGAGTCGGCCAAA ACTCCTCAGAACCACATTCAACTCTCCAAGAGTCCCCAACCCGATTTCCACCCACACGACCAAAGTCCAAGGCTAAGGAGACCCCCATGACAGAGAATGACATAAAAG ACACGGGCTCAGAAACAGGACAAACAAACCCTAGTGGCAGTGGTGGCTCGGAGTCAGCGCTGTTCATGTGGGCTGTCTCTGGCTGTGTGATTCTCCTTTTGGTCATCATAATTGTGCTGGTCTTGGTGTGGAGGTACTATCATCGTCACTGTGTCCCAGATAGCCAGCAGTCTGCCTCCGTGTCACTCAACACTTTGGCTGTGCCGAAGCGGGACAGCATCAGCAGTGACAACAATGGCTCAGACCGCAGTGATGTTGTCTTTCCTCTGCGAGCTTCTGACAGCATGATCTGTCGTCACTATGAACGTGTGAGCAGCGACTATGGGCCCCCTGTGTACATAGTTCAGGAGATAACACCCCAGACTCCCACCAATCTCTACTACAAAGTCTAA